In a single window of the Nycticebus coucang isolate mNycCou1 chromosome 13, mNycCou1.pri, whole genome shotgun sequence genome:
- the NRBP2 gene encoding nuclear receptor-binding protein 2 isoform X6 produces MAAPEPAPRRSREREREDESEDESDILEESPCGRWQKRREQVNQGNMPGVQSTFLAMDTEEGVEVVWNELHFADRKAFSAHEEKIQTVFEQLALVDHPNIVKLHKYWLDASEAHARVIFITEYVSSGSLKQFLKKTKKNHKAMNARAWKRWCTQILSALSFLHACSPPIIHGNLTSDTIFIQHNGLVKIGSVWHRIFSNALPDDLRSPIQAEREQLRNRHFFPPEYGEVADGTTVDIFSFGMCALEMAVLEIQSNGDTRVTEEAIARARHSLSDPNMREFILSCLARNPACRPSAHSLLFHRVLFEVHSLKLLAAHCFIQHQYLMPENVVEEKTKAMDLHAVLAELPRHCRPPLQWRYSEVSFLELDKFLEDVRNGIYPLMNFAATRPLGLPRVLAPPPEEAQKAKTPTPEPFDPETRKVVQMQCNLERSEDAPHWHLTLLLVLEDRLHRQLTYDLLPSRPGGAPGGGRRPGAAGGAAASRLAPRCCCCLSRQRGGSGCGAGALRLRPRGRPDEAGGLPGERLPQAPRGPALTPRPAGGFHLCALEPGCHNDDASGSL; encoded by the exons ATGGCGGCCCCGGAACCGGCGCCGAGGCGGAGCCGGGAGCGGGAACGGGAGGACGAAAGCGAGGACGAGAGTGACATCCTGGAGGAAAGCCCGTGTGGCCGCTGGCAGAAGCGGCGGGAGCAG GTGAACCAGGGAAATATGCCGGGGGTTCAGAGCACCTTCCTGGCCATGGACACAGAGGAGGGGGTGGAAGTGGTGTGGAATGAGCTCCACTTCGCAGACAGGAAGGCCTTCTCAGCCCACGAG GAGAAGATCCAGACGGTGTTTGAGCAGCTGGCCCTAGTGGACCACCCTAATATCGTCAAGTTGCACAAGTACTGGCTGGATGCCTCTGAGGCCCATGCACGG GTCATCTTCATCACAGAGTACGTGTCATCTGGCAGCCTCAAGCAGTTTCTCAAAAAGACCAAGAAGAACCACAAAGCCATGAATGCCCGG GCCTGGAAGCGCTGGTGCACGCAGATCCTGTCAGCACTCAG CTTTCTGCATGCCTGCAGCCCTCCCATCATCCATGGGAACCTGACCAGCGACACCATCTTCATTCAGCATAACGGCCTCGTCAAGATTGGCTCCG TGTGGCACCGAATCTTCTCCAATG CACTGCCAGACGATCTCCGAAGCCCCATCCAGGCTGAGCGGGAACAACTGCGGAACCGGCACTTCTTCCCGCCAGAGTATGGTG AGGTTGCCGATGGGACCACTGTGGACATCTTCTCCTTTGGAATGTGTGCACTGGAG ATGGCTGTGCTGGAGATCCAGTCCAATGGGGACACTCGCGTCACAGAGGAGGCCATAGCTCGTGCCAGGCATTCACTGAGTGACCCCAACATGCGG GAGTTCATCCTTTCCTGTCTGGCCCGGAACCCTGCCTGCCGGCCTTCTGCCCACAGCCTCCTTTTCCACCGAGTGCTCTTTGAGGTGCACTCCCTGAAGCTGCTGGCAGCCCACTGCTTCATCCAGCACCAGT ACCTCATGCCTGAGAACGTGGTGGAGGAGAAGACCAAGGCCATGGACCTGCATGCAGTCTTGGCAGAGCTTCCCCGGCACTGCCGGCCCCCACTGCAGTGGCG GTACTCGGAGGTCTCTTTCTTGGAGCTGGACAAATTCCTAGAGGATGTCAG GAATGGGATCTACCCACTGATGAACTTTGCAGCAACTCGGCCCCTGGGGCTTCCCCGCGTGCTGGCCCCACCGCCTGAGGAGGCCCAGAAGGCTAAGACCCCAACGCCAGAACCCTTTGACCCTGAGACCAGGAAG GTGGTCCAGATGCAGTGCAACCTGGAGAGAAGCGAGGACGCGCCGCACTGGCAT CTCACTCTGCTCCTGGTGCTGGAGGACCGGCTGCACCGGCAGCTGACCTACGACCTGCTTCCAAGTAGGCCGGGCGGGGCCCCGGGAGGCGGGCGGCGACCCGGAGCGGCGGGCGGCGCGGCGGCCTCACGCCTCGCCCCTCGCTGTTGCTGTTGCCTCAGCCGACAGCGCGGAGGATCTGGCTGCGGAGCTGGTGCACTACGGCTTCGTCCCCGAG GACGACCGGACGAAGCTGGCGGCCTTCCTGGAGAGCGTCTTCCTCAAGCACCGCGGGGCCCAGCCCTGACCCCGCGTCCAGCCGGGGGCTTCCACCTGTGTGCCCTGGAGCCA GGCTGTCACAATGACGATGCATCTGGAAGTCTATGA
- the NRBP2 gene encoding nuclear receptor-binding protein 2 isoform X1, producing MAAPEPAPRRSREREREDESEDESDILEESPCGRWQKRREQVNQGNMPGVQSTFLAMDTEEGVEVVWNELHFADRKAFSAHEEKIQTVFEQLALVDHPNIVKLHKYWLDASEAHARVIFITEYVSSGSLKQFLKKTKKNHKAMNARAWKRWCTQILSALSFLHACSPPIIHGNLTSDTIFIQHNGLVKIGSVWHRIFSNALPDDLRSPIQAEREQLRNRHFFPPEYGEVADGTTVDIFSFGMCALEMAVLEIQSNGDTRVTEEAIARARHSLSDPNMREFILSCLARNPACRPSAHSLLFHRVLFEVHSLKLLAAHCFIQHQYLMPENVVEEKTKAMDLHAVLAELPRHCRPPLQWRYSEVSFLELDKFLEDVRNGIYPLMNFAATRPLGLPRVLAPPPEEAQKAKTPTPEPFDPETRKVVQMQCNLERSEDAPHWHLTLLLVLEDRLHRQLTYDLLPSRPGGAPGGGRRPGAAGGAAASRLAPRCCCCLSRQRGGSGCGAGALRLRPRGRPDEAGGLPGERLPQAPRGPALTPRPAGGFHLCALEPVRNWACRGGQGWGPPGGYSAVASSQFTGTSNSWAQASSCLNLLNSWDYRAVTMTMHLEVYEEAVLL from the exons ATGGCGGCCCCGGAACCGGCGCCGAGGCGGAGCCGGGAGCGGGAACGGGAGGACGAAAGCGAGGACGAGAGTGACATCCTGGAGGAAAGCCCGTGTGGCCGCTGGCAGAAGCGGCGGGAGCAG GTGAACCAGGGAAATATGCCGGGGGTTCAGAGCACCTTCCTGGCCATGGACACAGAGGAGGGGGTGGAAGTGGTGTGGAATGAGCTCCACTTCGCAGACAGGAAGGCCTTCTCAGCCCACGAG GAGAAGATCCAGACGGTGTTTGAGCAGCTGGCCCTAGTGGACCACCCTAATATCGTCAAGTTGCACAAGTACTGGCTGGATGCCTCTGAGGCCCATGCACGG GTCATCTTCATCACAGAGTACGTGTCATCTGGCAGCCTCAAGCAGTTTCTCAAAAAGACCAAGAAGAACCACAAAGCCATGAATGCCCGG GCCTGGAAGCGCTGGTGCACGCAGATCCTGTCAGCACTCAG CTTTCTGCATGCCTGCAGCCCTCCCATCATCCATGGGAACCTGACCAGCGACACCATCTTCATTCAGCATAACGGCCTCGTCAAGATTGGCTCCG TGTGGCACCGAATCTTCTCCAATG CACTGCCAGACGATCTCCGAAGCCCCATCCAGGCTGAGCGGGAACAACTGCGGAACCGGCACTTCTTCCCGCCAGAGTATGGTG AGGTTGCCGATGGGACCACTGTGGACATCTTCTCCTTTGGAATGTGTGCACTGGAG ATGGCTGTGCTGGAGATCCAGTCCAATGGGGACACTCGCGTCACAGAGGAGGCCATAGCTCGTGCCAGGCATTCACTGAGTGACCCCAACATGCGG GAGTTCATCCTTTCCTGTCTGGCCCGGAACCCTGCCTGCCGGCCTTCTGCCCACAGCCTCCTTTTCCACCGAGTGCTCTTTGAGGTGCACTCCCTGAAGCTGCTGGCAGCCCACTGCTTCATCCAGCACCAGT ACCTCATGCCTGAGAACGTGGTGGAGGAGAAGACCAAGGCCATGGACCTGCATGCAGTCTTGGCAGAGCTTCCCCGGCACTGCCGGCCCCCACTGCAGTGGCG GTACTCGGAGGTCTCTTTCTTGGAGCTGGACAAATTCCTAGAGGATGTCAG GAATGGGATCTACCCACTGATGAACTTTGCAGCAACTCGGCCCCTGGGGCTTCCCCGCGTGCTGGCCCCACCGCCTGAGGAGGCCCAGAAGGCTAAGACCCCAACGCCAGAACCCTTTGACCCTGAGACCAGGAAG GTGGTCCAGATGCAGTGCAACCTGGAGAGAAGCGAGGACGCGCCGCACTGGCAT CTCACTCTGCTCCTGGTGCTGGAGGACCGGCTGCACCGGCAGCTGACCTACGACCTGCTTCCAAGTAGGCCGGGCGGGGCCCCGGGAGGCGGGCGGCGACCCGGAGCGGCGGGCGGCGCGGCGGCCTCACGCCTCGCCCCTCGCTGTTGCTGTTGCCTCAGCCGACAGCGCGGAGGATCTGGCTGCGGAGCTGGTGCACTACGGCTTCGTCCCCGAG GACGACCGGACGAAGCTGGCGGCCTTCCTGGAGAGCGTCTTCCTCAAGCACCGCGGGGCCCAGCCCTGACCCCGCGTCCAGCCGGGGGCTTCCACCTGTGTGCCCTGGAGCCAGTGAGGAACTGGGCCTGCAGAGGGGGCCAGGGATGGGGCCCGCCCGGGG gttatagtgcagtggcatcatcacagttcacaggaacctcaaactcttgggctcaagcatcctcctgcctcaatctcctgaatagctgggactacag GGCTGTCACAATGACGATGCATCTGGAAGTCTATGAAGAAGCGGTTCTTTTGTAA
- the NRBP2 gene encoding nuclear receptor-binding protein 2 isoform X4 has product MAAPEPAPRRSREREREDESEDESDILEESPCGRWQKRREQVNQGNMPGVQSTFLAMDTEEGVEVVWNELHFADRKAFSAHEEKIQTVFEQLALVDHPNIVKLHKYWLDASEAHARVIFITEYVSSGSLKQFLKKTKKNHKAMNARAWKRWCTQILSALSFLHACSPPIIHGNLTSDTIFIQHNGLVKIGSVWHRIFSNALPDDLRSPIQAEREQLRNRHFFPPEYGEVADGTTVDIFSFGMCALEMAVLEIQSNGDTRVTEEAIARARHSLSDPNMREFILSCLARNPACRPSAHSLLFHRVLFEVHSLKLLAAHCFIQHQYLMPENVVEEKTKAMDLHAVLAELPRHCRPPLQWRYSEVSFLELDKFLEDVRNGIYPLMNFAATRPLGLPRVLAPPPEEAQKAKTPTPEPFDPETRKVVQMQCNLERSEDAPHWHLTLLLVLEDRLHRQLTYDLLPSRPGGAPGGGRRPGAAGGAAASRLAPRCCCCLSRQRGGSGCGAGALRLRPRGRPDEAGGLPGERLPQAPRGPALTPRPAGGFHLCALEPVIVQWHHHSSQEPQTLGLKHPPASIS; this is encoded by the exons ATGGCGGCCCCGGAACCGGCGCCGAGGCGGAGCCGGGAGCGGGAACGGGAGGACGAAAGCGAGGACGAGAGTGACATCCTGGAGGAAAGCCCGTGTGGCCGCTGGCAGAAGCGGCGGGAGCAG GTGAACCAGGGAAATATGCCGGGGGTTCAGAGCACCTTCCTGGCCATGGACACAGAGGAGGGGGTGGAAGTGGTGTGGAATGAGCTCCACTTCGCAGACAGGAAGGCCTTCTCAGCCCACGAG GAGAAGATCCAGACGGTGTTTGAGCAGCTGGCCCTAGTGGACCACCCTAATATCGTCAAGTTGCACAAGTACTGGCTGGATGCCTCTGAGGCCCATGCACGG GTCATCTTCATCACAGAGTACGTGTCATCTGGCAGCCTCAAGCAGTTTCTCAAAAAGACCAAGAAGAACCACAAAGCCATGAATGCCCGG GCCTGGAAGCGCTGGTGCACGCAGATCCTGTCAGCACTCAG CTTTCTGCATGCCTGCAGCCCTCCCATCATCCATGGGAACCTGACCAGCGACACCATCTTCATTCAGCATAACGGCCTCGTCAAGATTGGCTCCG TGTGGCACCGAATCTTCTCCAATG CACTGCCAGACGATCTCCGAAGCCCCATCCAGGCTGAGCGGGAACAACTGCGGAACCGGCACTTCTTCCCGCCAGAGTATGGTG AGGTTGCCGATGGGACCACTGTGGACATCTTCTCCTTTGGAATGTGTGCACTGGAG ATGGCTGTGCTGGAGATCCAGTCCAATGGGGACACTCGCGTCACAGAGGAGGCCATAGCTCGTGCCAGGCATTCACTGAGTGACCCCAACATGCGG GAGTTCATCCTTTCCTGTCTGGCCCGGAACCCTGCCTGCCGGCCTTCTGCCCACAGCCTCCTTTTCCACCGAGTGCTCTTTGAGGTGCACTCCCTGAAGCTGCTGGCAGCCCACTGCTTCATCCAGCACCAGT ACCTCATGCCTGAGAACGTGGTGGAGGAGAAGACCAAGGCCATGGACCTGCATGCAGTCTTGGCAGAGCTTCCCCGGCACTGCCGGCCCCCACTGCAGTGGCG GTACTCGGAGGTCTCTTTCTTGGAGCTGGACAAATTCCTAGAGGATGTCAG GAATGGGATCTACCCACTGATGAACTTTGCAGCAACTCGGCCCCTGGGGCTTCCCCGCGTGCTGGCCCCACCGCCTGAGGAGGCCCAGAAGGCTAAGACCCCAACGCCAGAACCCTTTGACCCTGAGACCAGGAAG GTGGTCCAGATGCAGTGCAACCTGGAGAGAAGCGAGGACGCGCCGCACTGGCAT CTCACTCTGCTCCTGGTGCTGGAGGACCGGCTGCACCGGCAGCTGACCTACGACCTGCTTCCAAGTAGGCCGGGCGGGGCCCCGGGAGGCGGGCGGCGACCCGGAGCGGCGGGCGGCGCGGCGGCCTCACGCCTCGCCCCTCGCTGTTGCTGTTGCCTCAGCCGACAGCGCGGAGGATCTGGCTGCGGAGCTGGTGCACTACGGCTTCGTCCCCGAG GACGACCGGACGAAGCTGGCGGCCTTCCTGGAGAGCGTCTTCCTCAAGCACCGCGGGGCCCAGCCCTGACCCCGCGTCCAGCCGGGGGCTTCCACCTGTGTGCCCTGGAGCCA gttatagtgcagtggcatcatcacagttcacaggaacctcaaactcttgggctcaagcatcctcctgcctcaatctcctga
- the NRBP2 gene encoding nuclear receptor-binding protein 2 isoform X3 gives MAAPEPAPRRSREREREDESEDESDILEESPCGRWQKRREQVNQGNMPGVQSTFLAMDTEEGVEVVWNELHFADRKAFSAHEEKIQTVFEQLALVDHPNIVKLHKYWLDASEAHARVIFITEYVSSGSLKQFLKKTKKNHKAMNARAWKRWCTQILSALSFLHACSPPIIHGNLTSDTIFIQHNGLVKIGSVWHRIFSNALPDDLRSPIQAEREQLRNRHFFPPEYGEVADGTTVDIFSFGMCALEMAVLEIQSNGDTRVTEEAIARARHSLSDPNMREFILSCLARNPACRPSAHSLLFHRVLFEVHSLKLLAAHCFIQHQYLMPENVVEEKTKAMDLHAVLAELPRHCRPPLQWRYSEVSFLELDKFLEDVRNGIYPLMNFAATRPLGLPRVLAPPPEEAQKAKTPTPEPFDPETRKVVQMQCNLERSEDAPHWHLTLLLVLEDRLHRQLTYDLLPSRPGGAPGGGRRPGAAGGAAASRLAPRCCCCLSRQRGGSGCGAGALRLRPRGRPDEAGGLPGERLPQAPRGPALTPRPAGGFHLCALEPVSLCQPGYSAVASSQFTGTSNSWAQASSCLNLLNSWDYRAVTMTMHLEVYEEAVLL, from the exons ATGGCGGCCCCGGAACCGGCGCCGAGGCGGAGCCGGGAGCGGGAACGGGAGGACGAAAGCGAGGACGAGAGTGACATCCTGGAGGAAAGCCCGTGTGGCCGCTGGCAGAAGCGGCGGGAGCAG GTGAACCAGGGAAATATGCCGGGGGTTCAGAGCACCTTCCTGGCCATGGACACAGAGGAGGGGGTGGAAGTGGTGTGGAATGAGCTCCACTTCGCAGACAGGAAGGCCTTCTCAGCCCACGAG GAGAAGATCCAGACGGTGTTTGAGCAGCTGGCCCTAGTGGACCACCCTAATATCGTCAAGTTGCACAAGTACTGGCTGGATGCCTCTGAGGCCCATGCACGG GTCATCTTCATCACAGAGTACGTGTCATCTGGCAGCCTCAAGCAGTTTCTCAAAAAGACCAAGAAGAACCACAAAGCCATGAATGCCCGG GCCTGGAAGCGCTGGTGCACGCAGATCCTGTCAGCACTCAG CTTTCTGCATGCCTGCAGCCCTCCCATCATCCATGGGAACCTGACCAGCGACACCATCTTCATTCAGCATAACGGCCTCGTCAAGATTGGCTCCG TGTGGCACCGAATCTTCTCCAATG CACTGCCAGACGATCTCCGAAGCCCCATCCAGGCTGAGCGGGAACAACTGCGGAACCGGCACTTCTTCCCGCCAGAGTATGGTG AGGTTGCCGATGGGACCACTGTGGACATCTTCTCCTTTGGAATGTGTGCACTGGAG ATGGCTGTGCTGGAGATCCAGTCCAATGGGGACACTCGCGTCACAGAGGAGGCCATAGCTCGTGCCAGGCATTCACTGAGTGACCCCAACATGCGG GAGTTCATCCTTTCCTGTCTGGCCCGGAACCCTGCCTGCCGGCCTTCTGCCCACAGCCTCCTTTTCCACCGAGTGCTCTTTGAGGTGCACTCCCTGAAGCTGCTGGCAGCCCACTGCTTCATCCAGCACCAGT ACCTCATGCCTGAGAACGTGGTGGAGGAGAAGACCAAGGCCATGGACCTGCATGCAGTCTTGGCAGAGCTTCCCCGGCACTGCCGGCCCCCACTGCAGTGGCG GTACTCGGAGGTCTCTTTCTTGGAGCTGGACAAATTCCTAGAGGATGTCAG GAATGGGATCTACCCACTGATGAACTTTGCAGCAACTCGGCCCCTGGGGCTTCCCCGCGTGCTGGCCCCACCGCCTGAGGAGGCCCAGAAGGCTAAGACCCCAACGCCAGAACCCTTTGACCCTGAGACCAGGAAG GTGGTCCAGATGCAGTGCAACCTGGAGAGAAGCGAGGACGCGCCGCACTGGCAT CTCACTCTGCTCCTGGTGCTGGAGGACCGGCTGCACCGGCAGCTGACCTACGACCTGCTTCCAAGTAGGCCGGGCGGGGCCCCGGGAGGCGGGCGGCGACCCGGAGCGGCGGGCGGCGCGGCGGCCTCACGCCTCGCCCCTCGCTGTTGCTGTTGCCTCAGCCGACAGCGCGGAGGATCTGGCTGCGGAGCTGGTGCACTACGGCTTCGTCCCCGAG GACGACCGGACGAAGCTGGCGGCCTTCCTGGAGAGCGTCTTCCTCAAGCACCGCGGGGCCCAGCCCTGACCCCGCGTCCAGCCGGGGGCTTCCACCTGTGTGCCCTGGAGCCA gtctcactctgtcaaccaggttatagtgcagtggcatcatcacagttcacaggaacctcaaactcttgggctcaagcatcctcctgcctcaatctcctgaatagctgggactacag GGCTGTCACAATGACGATGCATCTGGAAGTCTATGAAGAAGCGGTTCTTTTGTAA
- the NRBP2 gene encoding nuclear receptor-binding protein 2 isoform X5 has protein sequence MAAPEPAPRRSREREREDESEDESDILEESPCGRWQKRREQVNQGNMPGVQSTFLAMDTEEGVEVVWNELHFADRKAFSAHEEKIQTVFEQLALVDHPNIVKLHKYWLDASEAHARVIFITEYVSSGSLKQFLKKTKKNHKAMNARAWKRWCTQILSALSFLHACSPPIIHGNLTSDTIFIQHNGLVKIGSVWHRIFSNALPDDLRSPIQAEREQLRNRHFFPPEYGEVADGTTVDIFSFGMCALEMAVLEIQSNGDTRVTEEAIARARHSLSDPNMREFILSCLARNPACRPSAHSLLFHRVLFEVHSLKLLAAHCFIQHQYLMPENVVEEKTKAMDLHAVLAELPRHCRPPLQWRYSEVSFLELDKFLEDVRNGIYPLMNFAATRPLGLPRVLAPPPEEAQKAKTPTPEPFDPETRKVVQMQCNLERSEDAPHWHLTLLLVLEDRLHRQLTYDLLPSRPGGAPGGGRRPGAAGGAAASRLAPRCCCCLSRQRGGSGCGAGALRLRPRGRPDEAGGLPGERLPQAPRGPALTPRPAGGFHLCALEPVRNWACRGGQGWGPPGGLSQ, from the exons ATGGCGGCCCCGGAACCGGCGCCGAGGCGGAGCCGGGAGCGGGAACGGGAGGACGAAAGCGAGGACGAGAGTGACATCCTGGAGGAAAGCCCGTGTGGCCGCTGGCAGAAGCGGCGGGAGCAG GTGAACCAGGGAAATATGCCGGGGGTTCAGAGCACCTTCCTGGCCATGGACACAGAGGAGGGGGTGGAAGTGGTGTGGAATGAGCTCCACTTCGCAGACAGGAAGGCCTTCTCAGCCCACGAG GAGAAGATCCAGACGGTGTTTGAGCAGCTGGCCCTAGTGGACCACCCTAATATCGTCAAGTTGCACAAGTACTGGCTGGATGCCTCTGAGGCCCATGCACGG GTCATCTTCATCACAGAGTACGTGTCATCTGGCAGCCTCAAGCAGTTTCTCAAAAAGACCAAGAAGAACCACAAAGCCATGAATGCCCGG GCCTGGAAGCGCTGGTGCACGCAGATCCTGTCAGCACTCAG CTTTCTGCATGCCTGCAGCCCTCCCATCATCCATGGGAACCTGACCAGCGACACCATCTTCATTCAGCATAACGGCCTCGTCAAGATTGGCTCCG TGTGGCACCGAATCTTCTCCAATG CACTGCCAGACGATCTCCGAAGCCCCATCCAGGCTGAGCGGGAACAACTGCGGAACCGGCACTTCTTCCCGCCAGAGTATGGTG AGGTTGCCGATGGGACCACTGTGGACATCTTCTCCTTTGGAATGTGTGCACTGGAG ATGGCTGTGCTGGAGATCCAGTCCAATGGGGACACTCGCGTCACAGAGGAGGCCATAGCTCGTGCCAGGCATTCACTGAGTGACCCCAACATGCGG GAGTTCATCCTTTCCTGTCTGGCCCGGAACCCTGCCTGCCGGCCTTCTGCCCACAGCCTCCTTTTCCACCGAGTGCTCTTTGAGGTGCACTCCCTGAAGCTGCTGGCAGCCCACTGCTTCATCCAGCACCAGT ACCTCATGCCTGAGAACGTGGTGGAGGAGAAGACCAAGGCCATGGACCTGCATGCAGTCTTGGCAGAGCTTCCCCGGCACTGCCGGCCCCCACTGCAGTGGCG GTACTCGGAGGTCTCTTTCTTGGAGCTGGACAAATTCCTAGAGGATGTCAG GAATGGGATCTACCCACTGATGAACTTTGCAGCAACTCGGCCCCTGGGGCTTCCCCGCGTGCTGGCCCCACCGCCTGAGGAGGCCCAGAAGGCTAAGACCCCAACGCCAGAACCCTTTGACCCTGAGACCAGGAAG GTGGTCCAGATGCAGTGCAACCTGGAGAGAAGCGAGGACGCGCCGCACTGGCAT CTCACTCTGCTCCTGGTGCTGGAGGACCGGCTGCACCGGCAGCTGACCTACGACCTGCTTCCAAGTAGGCCGGGCGGGGCCCCGGGAGGCGGGCGGCGACCCGGAGCGGCGGGCGGCGCGGCGGCCTCACGCCTCGCCCCTCGCTGTTGCTGTTGCCTCAGCCGACAGCGCGGAGGATCTGGCTGCGGAGCTGGTGCACTACGGCTTCGTCCCCGAG GACGACCGGACGAAGCTGGCGGCCTTCCTGGAGAGCGTCTTCCTCAAGCACCGCGGGGCCCAGCCCTGACCCCGCGTCCAGCCGGGGGCTTCCACCTGTGTGCCCTGGAGCCAGTGAGGAACTGGGCCTGCAGAGGGGGCCAGGGATGGGGCCCGCCCGGGG GGCTGTCACAATGA
- the NRBP2 gene encoding nuclear receptor-binding protein 2 isoform X2, translated as MAAPEPAPRRSREREREDESEDESDILEESPCGRWQKRREQVNQGNMPGVQSTFLAMDTEEGVEVVWNELHFADRKAFSAHEEKIQTVFEQLALVDHPNIVKLHKYWLDASEAHARVIFITEYVSSGSLKQFLKKTKKNHKAMNARAWKRWCTQILSALSFLHACSPPIIHGNLTSDTIFIQHNGLVKIGSALPDDLRSPIQAEREQLRNRHFFPPEYGEVADGTTVDIFSFGMCALEMAVLEIQSNGDTRVTEEAIARARHSLSDPNMREFILSCLARNPACRPSAHSLLFHRVLFEVHSLKLLAAHCFIQHQYLMPENVVEEKTKAMDLHAVLAELPRHCRPPLQWRYSEVSFLELDKFLEDVRNGIYPLMNFAATRPLGLPRVLAPPPEEAQKAKTPTPEPFDPETRKVVQMQCNLERSEDAPHWHLTLLLVLEDRLHRQLTYDLLPSRPGGAPGGGRRPGAAGGAAASRLAPRCCCCLSRQRGGSGCGAGALRLRPRGRPDEAGGLPGERLPQAPRGPALTPRPAGGFHLCALEPVRNWACRGGQGWGPPGGYSAVASSQFTGTSNSWAQASSCLNLLNSWDYRAVTMTMHLEVYEEAVLL; from the exons ATGGCGGCCCCGGAACCGGCGCCGAGGCGGAGCCGGGAGCGGGAACGGGAGGACGAAAGCGAGGACGAGAGTGACATCCTGGAGGAAAGCCCGTGTGGCCGCTGGCAGAAGCGGCGGGAGCAG GTGAACCAGGGAAATATGCCGGGGGTTCAGAGCACCTTCCTGGCCATGGACACAGAGGAGGGGGTGGAAGTGGTGTGGAATGAGCTCCACTTCGCAGACAGGAAGGCCTTCTCAGCCCACGAG GAGAAGATCCAGACGGTGTTTGAGCAGCTGGCCCTAGTGGACCACCCTAATATCGTCAAGTTGCACAAGTACTGGCTGGATGCCTCTGAGGCCCATGCACGG GTCATCTTCATCACAGAGTACGTGTCATCTGGCAGCCTCAAGCAGTTTCTCAAAAAGACCAAGAAGAACCACAAAGCCATGAATGCCCGG GCCTGGAAGCGCTGGTGCACGCAGATCCTGTCAGCACTCAG CTTTCTGCATGCCTGCAGCCCTCCCATCATCCATGGGAACCTGACCAGCGACACCATCTTCATTCAGCATAACGGCCTCGTCAAGATTGGCTCCG CACTGCCAGACGATCTCCGAAGCCCCATCCAGGCTGAGCGGGAACAACTGCGGAACCGGCACTTCTTCCCGCCAGAGTATGGTG AGGTTGCCGATGGGACCACTGTGGACATCTTCTCCTTTGGAATGTGTGCACTGGAG ATGGCTGTGCTGGAGATCCAGTCCAATGGGGACACTCGCGTCACAGAGGAGGCCATAGCTCGTGCCAGGCATTCACTGAGTGACCCCAACATGCGG GAGTTCATCCTTTCCTGTCTGGCCCGGAACCCTGCCTGCCGGCCTTCTGCCCACAGCCTCCTTTTCCACCGAGTGCTCTTTGAGGTGCACTCCCTGAAGCTGCTGGCAGCCCACTGCTTCATCCAGCACCAGT ACCTCATGCCTGAGAACGTGGTGGAGGAGAAGACCAAGGCCATGGACCTGCATGCAGTCTTGGCAGAGCTTCCCCGGCACTGCCGGCCCCCACTGCAGTGGCG GTACTCGGAGGTCTCTTTCTTGGAGCTGGACAAATTCCTAGAGGATGTCAG GAATGGGATCTACCCACTGATGAACTTTGCAGCAACTCGGCCCCTGGGGCTTCCCCGCGTGCTGGCCCCACCGCCTGAGGAGGCCCAGAAGGCTAAGACCCCAACGCCAGAACCCTTTGACCCTGAGACCAGGAAG GTGGTCCAGATGCAGTGCAACCTGGAGAGAAGCGAGGACGCGCCGCACTGGCAT CTCACTCTGCTCCTGGTGCTGGAGGACCGGCTGCACCGGCAGCTGACCTACGACCTGCTTCCAAGTAGGCCGGGCGGGGCCCCGGGAGGCGGGCGGCGACCCGGAGCGGCGGGCGGCGCGGCGGCCTCACGCCTCGCCCCTCGCTGTTGCTGTTGCCTCAGCCGACAGCGCGGAGGATCTGGCTGCGGAGCTGGTGCACTACGGCTTCGTCCCCGAG GACGACCGGACGAAGCTGGCGGCCTTCCTGGAGAGCGTCTTCCTCAAGCACCGCGGGGCCCAGCCCTGACCCCGCGTCCAGCCGGGGGCTTCCACCTGTGTGCCCTGGAGCCAGTGAGGAACTGGGCCTGCAGAGGGGGCCAGGGATGGGGCCCGCCCGGGG gttatagtgcagtggcatcatcacagttcacaggaacctcaaactcttgggctcaagcatcctcctgcctcaatctcctgaatagctgggactacag GGCTGTCACAATGACGATGCATCTGGAAGTCTATGAAGAAGCGGTTCTTTTGTAA